One Oncorhynchus masou masou isolate Uvic2021 unplaced genomic scaffold, UVic_Omas_1.1 unplaced_scaffold_3411, whole genome shotgun sequence DNA window includes the following coding sequences:
- the LOC135534441 gene encoding rab11 family-interacting protein 4A-like, protein MCHLYNSDVLDVYCSQCYKKVNLLNDLEARLNNLRANSPNRKISSTAFGRQLFQHNHSAFSSSQGSTEDLFRDSIDSCDVDITEKVSYLEKKVTELENDSLVNGDLKSKLKQGNTQLVHRVHELEEQLKDQESRAEQTLEEETHRHRETYCKMERDKNTDIELLSNRVQQLEEENGEMKLNVCKLKSQTEKLDQEKQRMTDRLEDTSLRLKDEMDLYRKMMDKLWQNRHEFQKEREAMQELIEDLRRELEHLQLFKLGSEAGQGAGLSEYNAKTREIEMEHEVKRLKQENFKLRDQNDDLNSQILSLSLYEAKNLFACHTKAQSLAAEIDNASRDELVDALKEQECVNLRLRQYMDKIILAILDHNPSILEIKS, encoded by the exons ATGTGTCACCTGTACAACAGTGATGTGTTGGATGTCTATTGTTCTCAGTGCTATAAGAAGGTTAACCTGCTCAACGACCTGGAGGCCAGGCTCAACAACCTCAGAGCcaacag CCCCAACAGAAAGATATCCAGCACTGCCTTTGGACG TCAGTTGTTCCAACACAACCACAGTGCTTTCAGCAGCAGTCAGGGAAGCACAGAGGACCTGTTCAGAGACTCCATCGACTCTTGTGATGTGGACATTACTGAGAAG GTGAGTTACCTGGAGAAGAAGGTGACAGAGCTGGAGAATGACagtctggttaatggagacctcAAGTCTAAACTCAAACAgggcaacacacagctagtacACAG ggttCATGAGTTGGAGGAGCAGCTGAAGGatcaggagagcagagcagaacagacccTGGAGGAagagacacatagacacagagagacctactgcaagatggagagagacaagAACACTGACATAGAGCTGCTCAGTAACAG AGTTCAGCAGCTggaggaggagaatggagagatgaAACTGAACGTGTGTAAACTGAAGTCTCAGACTGAGAAACTAGACCAG gaGAAGCAGCGTATGACAGACCGGTTGGAGGACACCAGTCTGAGGCTGAAGGATGAGATGGACCTCTACAGGAAGATGATGGACAAGCTGTGGCAGAACAGACATGAAttccagaaggagagagaggccatGCAAGag TTGATAGAGGACCTGCGTCGGGAGTTGGAACACCTGCAGCTGTTTAAGCTGGGTTCAGAGGCGGGGCAGGGGGCGGGGCTATCAGAATACAACGCCAAGACACGGGAAATAGAGATGGAGCATGAGGTCAAGAGACTCAAACAG GAGAACTTTAAGCTGCGGGACCAGAACGATGACCTGAACAGTCAGATCCTCAGTCTGAGTCTGTATGAAGCTAAGAACCTGTTTGCCTGCCACACCAAGGCCCAGTCACTGGCTGCTGAGATAGACAACGCTTCTAGGGACGAG TTGGTGGATGCTCTGAAGGAGCAGGAGTGTGTTAACCTCCGTCTGAGACAGTATATGGATAAAATCATCCTGGCAATTCTGGACCACAACCCCTCTATCCTGGAGATCAAGAGTTAA